The DNA window TACATAGCCCCCAACTTGACATCATACTTTTCTGACTGACTCGAAAGACGCTTTCAAAATGTCGACGGAGGCGCCATCGAATGGCGCTGCGGAACCTCCCAAGCCGACCACAtccgaggcgccgcccaaATTCTCCTGGCTGTATGACAGGCCCGGCCATCTGCAATCGTTGTTCACGAAGCTGACAGCTGCCCCGCCAGCCAAGCACACCCAGTATTTGTCATAATACTCGTCGGCACCGACGAGCAGCCCTTTGGTATCCAAAAGGACTTCTTGTGCGACCGCTCCGAGTTCTACCGCAACCATTTTGCGGAAAAGACGGACAACGATGCCCTCGAGCACGTCGTTAGGCTGCCCGACTGCTCCAAAGAAGTGTTTGGCCTCGCACAGAACTACCTGTATACCGGCGTGTTGATTGCTGATGAGTCCAACGTGCCGTCGTACGAGTCACTGGTGGGCCTATGGAACCTCGGCCAcaagctcggcgtcgatgggcTTTGCGAAAAGACACTCGATGCCATGAAGGAGTGCCGCAAACTCACCGAGAGAATCCCCGCCACACCGCTTCTCATACAAGTATGGAGGGACACACCTGAGGGGTCGTCCATCcggctcctgctgctgtcttGGGCAGCCGAGTACATGCGGTCTTCCGATGCTCGTGCGGAATTTGCCAAATCCCTGCCACAAGAGGTCTTGAGCGAGCTTGTTGTTGCCATGAGCTCGTTCGATGTGTCGCCGGTACCGCACGCACCGGCCGACTTGCCCGCTGTCAATACTACGCCGGCACTTCCTAGGAAGAACGTTCACTACCTCGACGAGGGAATCGACGAGGAGATGCTGAATAGCATTAAGAAGAATAGGAGGACTAGCGGAGCCCCAGGCGCCGTCGCTTCACCGCTGgacccagcagccgcaggaCGCAGAGCCGCCCGAACGGACCTGCCCAAGAcgcagaagaggaggacTAGCGCTGCCTTGGTGGACGTGCGAAACTTTACGACAGCGCAGAAGCTGGAATTCTGCGCCGATCTACTGAACAGGATGCTTTCAGGTCCAGGTGAGTCACCCACGACCTCTACGGCCAATGGCTGCGTGATATAGCGCTTCTGACATGCTGAAACGTTGATCAGGGTTTTGGACACGCCTTGTTGGACCGTTCAAAGACCCCGTGGAGCcggtcgaggatggcgtGCCCGATTATCTCGACAAAGTCAAGCGGCCAATGGATCTGAGCACGATTAAGGCCAAGATGGACCGGCGCGAGTATCCCAATGAAGAGGATTTCGTGCGTGACGTGCGGCAGATCTTTGACAACTGCTTCACATACTGGAAGAAGGGTGATCCGATGTGGGCCGCCGGGGAGAAGCTGCAACGCACGTTTGAGGAGAAGTTTTCGCACATGAACAAGT is part of the Purpureocillium takamizusanense chromosome 7, complete sequence genome and encodes:
- a CDS encoding uncharacterized protein (EggNog:ENOG503P72M~COG:K) gives rise to the protein MSTEAPSNGAAEPPKPTTSEAPPKFSWLQAHPVFVIILVGTDEQPFGIQKDFLCDRSEFYRNHFAEKTDNDALEHVVRLPDCSKEVFGLAQNYLYTGVLIADESNVPSYESLVGLWNLGHKLGVDGLCEKTLDAMKECRKLTERIPATPLLIQVWRDTPEGSSIRLLLLSWAAEYMRSSDARAEFAKSLPQEVLSELVVAMSSFDVSPVPHAPADLPAVNTTPALPRKNVHYLDEGIDEEMLNSIKKNRRTSGAPGAVASPLDPAAAGRRAARTDLPKTQKRRTSAALVDVRNFTTAQKLEFCADLLNRMLSGPGFWTRLVGPFKDPVEPVEDGVPDYLDKVKRPMDLSTIKAKMDRREYPNEEDFVRDVRQIFDNCFTYWKKGDPMWAAGEKLQRTFEEKFSHMNKWIAKMGGDEGE